From the Streptomyces sp. SN-593 genome, the window TACGGCTTGACCGTCACGTGCCGGGGAATCCACTGGAAGGAGCCCTGCACGTCCTGGAGACTCTTGAGCGAGGAGCTGAGTATCACGTAGACGGGCACGAGCACGAAGACCAGCAGCAGGGTCAGCACGATGCGCCGGGTCCAGACGAAGGACCGGGGCTGCGCCATCGGGGACCTCGGGACGGCGGCCCTAGGCATCGGCGTCACCTCGCTTCCGGGACGTGACGAGCAGGTAGACCGCCGTGACCAGCAGCAGGAACAGCAGCAGGAGGACCGACATCGCGGAGCCCTCGCCGAAGTTCCAGGTGATGAACGACGACTGGTAGATGTGGATCGAGATCAGGTCCGCCTGGTGCGGCGCGGCCGAACCGAACAGCACGTAGGGCGTGTTGAAGTCGTTGAAGGTCCACAGGAACAGCACCAGGACCAGGACCTGGTTGACCGGGCGCAGCGACGGGAGGGTGATCTTCCGGATCTGCTGCCAGACGCCGGCGCCGTCCATCGCGGCGGCCTCGTACAGCTCGCGCGGGATGTTCTGCAGGCCGGCCATCAGCGCCAGGAACGCGAACGGCCAGGACTTCCAGACCGAGACGATCACCAGGGCCCAGAAGCTGTTGCTGCCGATCAGCCAGAACGACTTGTCCGACGTCAGGTGGAGCTGGTCGTGCAGGACGTGGTTCACCAGGCCGGTGTTCTGCTGGAACATGAAGGTCCAGGTGATCACCGTCGCGTAGACCGGCAGGGCGTACGGCACCAGGAAGACGGCGCGCATCACGGCCCGGCCGCGGAAGCCCTCCTGCATCAGGATCGCGGCCGCGGTGCCGATCAGCCACGACAGGCCGACCGACAGCACCGTGAACTCCAGCGTCACCCAGAACGAGTGCAGCAGCGCCTGGCCGATCGGCTGGTGGATCTTGACCGCGATCTTGTAGTTGTCGAAGCCCGTCCAGGGGGCGGTGCTCCAGTTGCGGATGTAGAAGAGCGTCAGGCCCTTGAAGCTGATCAGGATGCCGAAGACCATCGGCACGATGTGGATCAGCAGCTCCAGCAGGACGGCGGGCAGCAGCAGGAGGTAGGGCAGGCCGCCTTGGCGCAGCCGTGCCGGGATGCGCGGCCGGAGCCGGCCCCGGCCAGCGGGCTTGCCGCTGTCGGGACCGGCCTCGGAGGCGTTCTCGAGGGGGGCGGTGGCAGTCATGGGGAGAGCCGATCCTTAGGACGCGGGCATCTGCGACTGCGCCTTTTCCAGCGCGGCCTTGACGGAGGCGGTCGTGACGGACTTGCCACTGGCCGCGTCGGCGAACAGGTCCTTGACGGCGGCGCCGACCGTGGTCTCGAACTGGCTCTCGTTGGGCACCTGCGGCAGCGGCGCGGCCGACTTGGACAGCACGCTCGCGAGGGTCTTCAGGTCGGGCGTCTGGAACGCCGGGTCGCTCTGCGCCTCGGTGACCGGCGGCAGGGTGCCGTAGGTGGAGTTGAGGAGCTTCTGCTCCGGGGTGCTGGTCATGAACTTCACGAACTTCAGCGCCGCGGACTGGTGCTTGGTGCTCTTGAAGACCGCGATGTTGATGCCGGCCACCATGGAGGTGACACCCGCGTCGCCGGTCGCGCCGGCGGTCTGGGTCGGCACCGGCACCACGCCGTACTGGTCCTGCGACATCCCGTGCGACTTGATGGACGCGGCGGCGGACTGCCACATCATCATCGCCGCCTTGCCGGTGGCGAAGTCGGTGATGGTCTGGTTCTGGTCGTACTCCGCGTCGCCCTTGGCGGCCTCGCCGCTGGCGACGAAGTCGACGTACTGCTTGACGGCGGCCACGTTGGCGTCGCCGGTGAAGGTCGGCTTGCCGGAGGAGTCGAACCAGTCCGCGCCGCGCTGCTTGGCGAGCACGAACGCGTGGTGGATGTTCTCGGCGCCGTTGCTGCCCTCGACGGCTATGCCGTGCACGTCGCCCTTGGTCAGCTTCTTGGCGTCGGCGTTGAGCTCGTCCCAGGTCGTCGGCGGCTGGAGGCCGGCGTCGGCGAACATCTT encodes:
- a CDS encoding carbohydrate ABC transporter permease, whose product is MTATAPLENASEAGPDSGKPAGRGRLRPRIPARLRQGGLPYLLLLPAVLLELLIHIVPMVFGILISFKGLTLFYIRNWSTAPWTGFDNYKIAVKIHQPIGQALLHSFWVTLEFTVLSVGLSWLIGTAAAILMQEGFRGRAVMRAVFLVPYALPVYATVITWTFMFQQNTGLVNHVLHDQLHLTSDKSFWLIGSNSFWALVIVSVWKSWPFAFLALMAGLQNIPRELYEAAAMDGAGVWQQIRKITLPSLRPVNQVLVLVLFLWTFNDFNTPYVLFGSAAPHQADLISIHIYQSSFITWNFGEGSAMSVLLLLFLLLVTAVYLLVTSRKRGDADA
- a CDS encoding ABC transporter substrate-binding protein; the encoded protein is MRTNRVFAATALVAALGLTAAACGGGSSDDSSGTSGSDKGVTLTYWASNQGTSLGNDKQVLTPELKKFEQQTGIKVKLEVIGWADLLNRILAATTSGQGPDVLNIGNTWSASLQATGALLPFDSANFTAIGGKDRFAASAIAASGAAGQDPAAVPLYSESYGLYYNKKMFADAGLQPPTTWDELNADAKKLTKGDVHGIAVEGSNGAENIHHAFVLAKQRGADWFDSSGKPTFTGDANVAAVKQYVDFVASGEAAKGDAEYDQNQTITDFATGKAAMMMWQSAAASIKSHGMSQDQYGVVPVPTQTAGATGDAGVTSMVAGINIAVFKSTKHQSAALKFVKFMTSTPEQKLLNSTYGTLPPVTEAQSDPAFQTPDLKTLASVLSKSAAPLPQVPNESQFETTVGAAVKDLFADAASGKSVTTASVKAALEKAQSQMPAS